The Trueperaceae bacterium genome includes a window with the following:
- a CDS encoding c-type cytochrome has product MLTTILIGVLVLIAFFYAALPLLAPGQADPLPDDRDPVLVDLTEERDALLRAIRELDAREDLPLERRRQLHDRYEAKAARVLTAIDERRGALGGALGGAGDRRAQRGAGRRVPVGAVAVLAISLLLAAALPTYLLPRVSESDTITTTDVDAARRLQEVQRAARDDPSAANLLALGDTYLGLQRVGEAEEAYRRILSEVVPVPAAAYKRLAILSLQSDLAAAQGWLEQARAADPADPETLYLLGEVAFARQDLATAEEAYAAFAATAQGAADPATEPRLALIRSLVPLSAAAQADPSLENLMAVGDAYWEAGEPQPAVASYFKVLTDHDPNQPRALARTGQLLYVAGRPADAANAIERAAAAAGGLAGLDADSVMTLADAYAQLGAWAEAAATYDAYVAQVGPAAGAAAAALADAARAQAAGTAGGGGDVQALPVVGRQVFTANCAECHGLGGEGGMGVRLAGSSRAANEANVRDAVRFGRGMMPAFQARLEPRDLDAVVAYVTQVLSQGQADRR; this is encoded by the coding sequence ATGCTCACCACCATCCTGATCGGCGTCCTCGTGCTGATCGCCTTCTTCTACGCCGCCCTCCCCCTCCTGGCGCCCGGTCAGGCGGACCCTCTCCCCGACGACCGCGACCCGGTGCTCGTCGACCTCACGGAGGAGCGTGACGCCCTCCTACGCGCCATCCGCGAGCTCGACGCGCGCGAGGACCTGCCGCTCGAGCGACGCCGGCAGCTCCACGACCGCTACGAGGCCAAAGCAGCCAGGGTCCTGACGGCCATTGACGAGCGGCGCGGCGCCCTCGGCGGCGCCCTCGGCGGCGCCGGCGACCGGCGGGCGCAACGCGGCGCCGGCAGGCGCGTGCCGGTCGGGGCCGTGGCGGTCCTCGCCATCTCCCTGCTGCTCGCCGCCGCCCTGCCCACCTACCTGCTGCCGCGGGTGTCGGAGTCGGACACCATCACGACCACCGACGTCGACGCCGCCCGCCGCCTGCAGGAGGTGCAACGCGCCGCGCGGGACGACCCGAGCGCCGCCAACCTGCTCGCGCTCGGCGACACCTACCTCGGCCTCCAGCGCGTCGGCGAGGCCGAGGAGGCGTACCGCCGCATCCTGAGCGAGGTCGTGCCGGTCCCGGCGGCCGCCTACAAGCGCCTCGCCATCCTCTCGCTGCAGTCGGATCTGGCGGCGGCGCAGGGCTGGCTGGAGCAGGCGCGCGCCGCCGACCCCGCCGACCCGGAGACGCTCTACCTCCTCGGCGAGGTGGCGTTCGCGCGGCAGGACCTCGCCACCGCGGAAGAGGCCTACGCGGCGTTCGCCGCCACGGCGCAAGGGGCCGCCGACCCGGCCACCGAGCCCCGGTTGGCCCTGATCCGGTCCCTGGTGCCGCTGAGCGCGGCGGCGCAGGCCGACCCCAGCCTCGAGAACCTCATGGCCGTCGGGGACGCCTACTGGGAGGCGGGAGAGCCTCAGCCGGCAGTCGCGAGCTACTTCAAGGTCCTCACCGACCACGACCCGAACCAGCCGCGGGCGCTCGCGCGGACCGGGCAGCTCCTCTACGTCGCGGGGCGGCCGGCCGACGCCGCCAACGCCATCGAGCGCGCGGCCGCCGCCGCCGGCGGGCTCGCGGGCTTGGACGCCGACAGCGTCATGACCCTTGCCGACGCCTACGCCCAGCTGGGCGCCTGGGCCGAGGCCGCCGCCACCTACGACGCCTACGTGGCGCAGGTCGGCCCGGCGGCCGGGGCTGCCGCCGCCGCCCTGGCGGACGCAGCGCGCGCCCAGGCGGCGGGGACGGCCGGCGGGGGCGGCGACGTGCAGGCGCTACCGGTCGTCGGCAGGCAGGTGTTCACCGCCAACTGCGCCGAGTGTCACGGCCTCGGCGGCGAGGGGGGCATGGGGGTGCGGCTCGCCGGCAGCAGCCGCGCCGCCAACGAGGCCAACGTCCGCGACGCGGTCAGGTTCGGGCGGGGCATGATGCCGGCCTTCCAGGCCCGGCTGGAGCCGCGCGACCTCGACGCCGTCGTGGCCTACGTCACCCAGGTGCTGTCGCAGGGCCAGGCCGACCGCCGATGA
- a CDS encoding cytochrome c-type biogenesis protein CcmH, with translation MTAARPRPLATIALLVLAALLAVASGQDVEIGNRAFDLARNLRCPVCVSESVADSSAQIAQQMRSLIQEKVDEGLTDQQIYAFFQERYGDWILLTPPKRGVHLVVWLLPALVGLGAMAFVAVLARRWLAASRAPVSASEAELARVRHLLAEAPPADGAAVAGPATGDVRRTDDQSGDA, from the coding sequence ATGACCGCCGCTCGCCCCCGCCCCCTCGCGACGATCGCCCTGCTCGTCCTCGCGGCGCTCCTCGCCGTCGCCTCGGGCCAGGACGTGGAGATCGGCAACCGCGCCTTCGACCTCGCCCGCAACCTGCGCTGCCCCGTGTGCGTCTCGGAGAGCGTGGCCGATTCAAGCGCTCAGATCGCGCAGCAGATGCGCAGCCTCATCCAGGAGAAGGTCGACGAGGGCCTGACCGACCAGCAGATCTACGCCTTCTTCCAGGAGCGTTACGGCGACTGGATCCTCCTCACCCCACCGAAGCGGGGCGTGCACCTGGTGGTGTGGCTGTTGCCGGCCCTGGTCGGGCTCGGCGCCATGGCCTTCGTGGCGGTGCTCGCGCGCCGCTGGTTGGCGGCGTCGCGCGCGCCCGTGTCCGCCTCCGAGGCCGAGCTGGCGCGCGTGCGCCACCTCCTCGCCGAGGCGCCGCCCGCCGACGGAGCCGCGGTCGCCGGCCCGGCGACCGGCGACGTCCGCCGCACGGACGACCAGAGCGGAGACGCCTGA
- a CDS encoding TlpA family protein disulfide reductase, whose protein sequence is MKYGRLLVVVVVLALLAALFGFGLLRGSPDRDVASVLVGKAAPAFDLPLYERYQPEYGPRFALADHVGRPMVVNFWASWCLPCYEEAPVLQRFWSEYQDEGVLVVGVQTQDRDKRSEGRDFIGRFGLTFPNAYDNDSTVSVDWALYGVPETFFLDAAGNVVAKHVGPVTAEILARNVEALLR, encoded by the coding sequence GTGAAGTACGGTCGGCTGCTCGTCGTGGTGGTCGTGCTGGCGCTGCTGGCGGCGCTGTTCGGTTTCGGGCTCCTGCGCGGCAGTCCCGACCGCGACGTCGCCTCCGTGCTCGTGGGCAAGGCGGCGCCCGCGTTCGACCTGCCGCTCTACGAGCGCTACCAGCCCGAGTACGGCCCCCGCTTCGCGCTGGCCGACCACGTCGGCCGGCCCATGGTCGTCAACTTCTGGGCGTCGTGGTGCCTGCCGTGCTACGAGGAGGCGCCCGTCTTGCAGCGGTTCTGGTCCGAGTACCAGGACGAGGGCGTCCTCGTCGTCGGCGTCCAGACCCAGGACCGCGACAAGCGCTCCGAGGGGCGTGACTTCATCGGGCGCTTCGGCCTGACCTTCCCCAACGCCTACGACAACGACAGCACCGTGAGCGTCGACTGGGCGCTCTACGGCGTGCCGGAGACGTTCTTCCTCGACGCGGCCGGCAACGTCGTCGCCAAGCACGTGGGACCCGTGACCGCCGAGATCCTCGCCAGGAACGTGGAAGCGCTGCTGCGATGA
- a CDS encoding heme lyase CcmF/NrfE family subunit yields MFSLHLGPLGSASVFIAFGLALYGALAGAIGATRKDARLQTSARLAAVAGFVITTAAVVVMQAALLGDDFSVSYVASHSRIASPTWVKIVTMWAALEGSILLWAWLLTGYTALLAVTAPLSPLRPWAISIMQGVQVFFLGVVGFLANPFTVLPVPPLDGPGPNELLQNHWMMSVHPVFMYLGFVGLTVPFAYAVAALITRRPGTEWMTQTRRWILTGWGFLSAAIVAGGWWSYEVLGWGGYWAWDPVENVSFMPWLTATAFIHSVQVQERRRMLKPWNVLLIISTFSLSILGTFLTRSGVVSSVHAFGNGPVGPAFLAFFLVVTLASFGLLAVRWDDVKDRADLDSVVSREGSFLGVNILFVALTAAVFLGTLFPLVVEAVSGAKVTVGAPFFDQVTLPIWMLVFLLMGIGPLLPWRRAQQQRLGRNLAWMLGALVVSGAVAWLLGVHKVYPLLTVAVAGYNVMSLILLLSGALVPRFRLSKLGPLRILRSYAAESPRRTGSMIVHLAVVIVALGVAFSSGYRVDEQLRLDFGASAEFSGYTLTAVDRFMERTPQRISAGAIIEVSRNGRPVTTLRPRLNLFGEAGRTVPTPAVYYTPTHDLYLNLNSTVGPDSTFVVLRVVKSPLVTWIWVGGAILLLGTAYSLRGARRGVTARVAVGEAREGAAP; encoded by the coding sequence CGGCGACGACTTCAGCGTCTCCTACGTGGCGAGCCACTCCCGTATCGCCTCCCCGACGTGGGTCAAGATCGTGACGATGTGGGCCGCGCTGGAGGGCTCCATCCTCCTGTGGGCCTGGCTCCTGACGGGCTACACGGCGCTGCTCGCCGTGACGGCGCCACTGAGCCCGTTGCGGCCGTGGGCCATCTCCATCATGCAGGGCGTCCAGGTCTTCTTCCTGGGCGTGGTGGGGTTCCTTGCCAACCCGTTCACGGTGCTGCCGGTGCCGCCGCTCGACGGCCCCGGACCCAACGAGCTGCTGCAGAACCACTGGATGATGTCGGTGCACCCTGTGTTCATGTACCTGGGGTTCGTGGGCCTGACCGTGCCGTTCGCCTACGCGGTGGCGGCGCTCATCACACGGCGCCCAGGCACCGAGTGGATGACGCAGACGCGGCGCTGGATCCTCACCGGGTGGGGCTTCCTGTCGGCGGCCATCGTGGCCGGTGGCTGGTGGAGCTACGAGGTCCTCGGCTGGGGCGGCTACTGGGCCTGGGACCCCGTCGAGAACGTGAGCTTCATGCCGTGGCTCACGGCCACCGCCTTCATCCACAGCGTGCAGGTGCAGGAGCGGCGCCGGATGTTGAAGCCGTGGAACGTCCTCCTGATCATCTCCACCTTCTCGCTCTCGATACTCGGCACGTTCCTCACGCGCTCGGGGGTCGTCTCCTCCGTGCACGCCTTCGGCAACGGCCCGGTCGGACCCGCGTTCCTCGCGTTCTTCCTCGTGGTGACCCTGGCCTCGTTCGGGCTGCTGGCCGTCAGGTGGGACGACGTCAAGGACCGGGCCGACCTCGACTCCGTGGTCAGCCGCGAGGGCAGCTTCCTCGGCGTGAACATCCTCTTCGTGGCGCTCACCGCCGCCGTCTTCCTCGGCACCCTCTTCCCGCTCGTCGTCGAGGCGGTGTCGGGCGCCAAGGTCACCGTCGGCGCGCCGTTCTTCGACCAGGTGACGCTCCCCATCTGGATGCTCGTCTTCCTCCTCATGGGGATCGGGCCGCTCCTGCCGTGGCGCCGCGCGCAGCAGCAGCGCCTCGGGCGCAATCTGGCGTGGATGCTCGGCGCCCTGGTCGTCTCGGGCGCGGTCGCCTGGCTCCTGGGCGTCCACAAGGTGTACCCGCTACTGACGGTCGCGGTGGCCGGTTACAACGTCATGAGCCTGATCCTCCTCCTCAGCGGCGCCCTCGTGCCGAGGTTCCGGCTCTCCAAGCTCGGACCGCTGCGCATCCTGAGGTCGTACGCGGCCGAGTCGCCGCGGCGGACCGGCAGCATGATCGTCCACCTCGCCGTCGTGATCGTGGCGCTCGGCGTGGCGTTCAGTTCCGGTTACCGCGTCGACGAGCAGTTGCGCCTCGACTTCGGCGCCAGCGCCGAGTTCTCGGGGTACACGCTCACCGCCGTCGACCGCTTCATGGAGCGCACGCCGCAGCGCATCAGCGCCGGCGCCATCATCGAGGTGAGCAGGAACGGTCGGCCGGTCACGACGCTGCGGCCCCGCCTCAACCTGTTCGGCGAGGCCGGCAGGACCGTGCCGACGCCCGCCGTCTACTACACGCCGACCCACGACCTGTACCTCAACCTCAACAGCACGGTCGGGCCCGACAGCACCTTCGTCGTGCTGCGCGTCGTGAAGAGCCCGCTCGTCACCTGGATCTGGGTGGGCGGTGCGATCCTGCTCCTCGGCACGGCGTATAGCCTCCGCGGGGCCCGGCGCGGCGTCACCGCTCGCGTGGCTGTCGGCGAGGCACGCGAGGGCGCCGCCCCGTGA